The Arvicanthis niloticus isolate mArvNil1 chromosome 19, mArvNil1.pat.X, whole genome shotgun sequence sequence TGGGGTCTGGAAGCAAAATTTATCCTAGAGGGTCACTAGGAGTGATAGTCAGTGGAACTTGTTGTAGAGTGGCTCAGCTctagcacatacttttaatccaaGAGCTAAGTTAAGTCAACCCTAAGATGAGAAGCAGAGCAACATCCAGCTGCTTGCATTTATTTTACAGCACATCTATTGGAGCCTACTCTTTCAGGATTCTTGCTTATACAAAAGACTTGTTGAGACATCCATCCTAATGGGACTGAACAACTAGTAGACTCTTGGACTTCCCTTGCacagatgcatagatagataaacagatagatagatagatagatagatagatagatagatagatagatagatagatgatagattgatagaccATATATATACAAAATCAAATTTGATTCAACCATTCCCTGTCACCATCAGAGGAATTCAGCAACAGTTCAATTAAAAGATTTAATGCCTGCTGTTAAAAAAAAGCCACTGCTCTGGATGTAATCAAGGACAAAACAACTTCAATAGATAAAGCAAAAAATTCAGCATAGAACACAAAAATCAAGTATTCTGTTAAACTGCTATATTATCAGAGATCAAAGCCAAAACCACACACCAATGACATAGAAATTGAAGATGTAATAGACATAGATGGGAGTAGATGTAACAAAATTTTACCAACATCTTTGCATCTGGATGGCCTCTTCAGAGGGGGAGATATTCAGCTTCTAGGGACTTTATCTATGGTGATACAACTTGCACGTGAGGTCAGGTGTATAGGGCCagagaaatacatatataaataaaaacaatatatggCCAATATGGCATGAATTTGAGTCAGTTGTATGTGTGAGTTGTTGTAGCAATGGAAAACACAGATTAGCATTCCTCtactctcagaaaaaaaacagtgaggcaatatatatatatatatatatatatatatatacacacacacatatatatatatgtatatattgaaagAACCCAGTAGCTTAAGATACCATTGACAATTTACGttttcatttactctttattttgattttgattttgattgtgaGAGGCATGCAGCCATGCTTTCTGCCCTCTGAACAGCCTGCTTCATTGCACAGTAGGGCTCCTAGCATCAGCACAGAGCCCACCAGTGAGTGTATTGTCAGTGTCCACTTGGGGGCTGCAGCTGTGTCTTAGCTTATGATATGAACCCCAGGATTTTGTGCACTCAATCAGCATGAATTTTCTCCTAGTCCCAAACACCATGTGTCTTTCAGAAAATGTACAGCTAAGAAACCAGTTCTTCCTGTCTCCTACGCTAAAATGAATGGCATATGTTTTCCATTTGGTAATctcaaatcaattttttttttaaagagtttttgcCAGATGTTGAGATGCCGTATGTTGTAGGAATATTTTAATCCTGGTCCAGGGTTTTGATCCCGCCTTTACCGTTTAGTTCCTGAATAAAAACACAcgcaacttttatatttacaataagccttacaTAGTGCAAAGGATGGGTGGACACCCAGCATTGATGCTATCAGAATCCAATTTCCTATTGATAATATTAGCTGTATTTCATCTGGGCTGTCCTAAACTTCAATTGGCCAGCTCACagagtcactttttttttatGGCTCACCTAACCCACAGCAGCTTCTTCTTTTCCCACCCATACATTCTTCTTCTCCTGGTTCTCTgatcccaagcccaggaaacctgAACAGTACCTATGTCCCATCTGCCTAGCTGTTAGCCTGTTGGCTCCTTATTGACCCATCAGAAATGAAGTGGGGCAGGATCACAAGGACTAAGCACAcactccaggtcttgggggcctgctcttagcattacaatagatagtaaaagacaaaacctcaacacaTACTAGTTTAGTTAAGTCACAGACATTTTATAAGTTAATAAGACAGTAAATAGCTAGGGACAAGCAACATATGCCCATGGTAATATACTGAGAATGTAGGATGGTCTTCAGAAGCATCAGAAATCTGTAGAATATGACATTGAAGGGTGTTTTATGAATTATTGACAATCAGAAATGCTGGCTCTTGGCAAACCCACTGAGtccttcaaagaagatgatgaacACTGAAGAACCTCCTTATGGAGTTTGCTGCAAATGTGACAAGCAGCCACTGGACAAGAAACGTCCCTTGTCTCAACTTCTGACCATATATTGTGCAAGCTGTGGACAAGCAGGACACAAAGAAAGTCAACTGTCAAACTCTGTCAGGACAAGAGAGAGAACTCCATCATATTTGCTGCTTTACAGAAAAACCTGTCAGATGTTTTGGGCCAATAGGTTGAAGAGATGAATGTTCCAGAGTTGCAGGGGAATCTGTGTGACTGTCAGGCAGCCAGAAGTCACTAACGTTTCTATAGTTTTGGACACTGTTTGCTCTACATCTGTGTTGTTCATCTAGATATGTGTGTAGCTACATAAGTAAAGAGAAGAGCAAATACTTTTTGGAGACAGACAAAATGGAGGATAATaataggaaaagggaaaaagtaCATGATTCATATGTATTAAATGTCACATTGAAACTTGCTTTTGGCATGAAGATTTAGTAAGTGTCCTCATGGCAGTGAGAAAATATGCACACAAGAGCAACTTGAAGGGTTTAATTTGGCCCACAGCTCAATTTCATTGTCTAccactatcttagttagggtagtactgctgtgaacagacaccatgatcaaggcatgtcttataaaggacaacatatatttggggctggcttacaggttcagagggtcagtccattatcaatgtgggagcatggcagcatctgagacaggcatggtgcaggcagagctgagagttctacaccttcatctgaagactgtcagtagaagactgacttccaggcagctaggatgagggtcttaagtccATGCCTACAGTggacacctattccaacaaggccacaactcctaacaGTGCCAATCCCTGGgaagagcatatacaaaccatcacaaccatGGAATCTTACTCAGTGCTCTATAGCTATGGAGAGACACCAAACCAGGACAACTCTCATGTAAGAAAGCATTGATTGGGGCTTCTTACCAGCTTCAGAGGTTTGTCCATTATGATTGTGGGGAGCAAGCTAGGTAACACATTggaatgcaggcagacatggaactGGAGAAGCAGCTGGGAATTATCCATACTGACCCATAGTCAGTAAAAGAGGGGACACTGGGTCTGAGCTTTCGAAACCTCAACTATGACCCCCAGTGACACCTTAACACCAATGAAGCCACACTTCTGAATCCTTATCCAGCAGCACCACTACCTGATGATTAAGCATTGAGCTCTAGGGCAATTCCTATTCCAACCACAGCAGGTGGTGAGAAAGTTACAACAAGAGGCACTTAAAGCAGCTGCTCATGTTCCTTCCACAGTCAGGAAGAAGGAGATTGATGAGTAGTTGTTCTCAGGGTATTATCTCATACCTCAGCATCTCAGTCAACAGGTGCTTACAATCACAATCAACAGGCCTTCTGAAATCAATTAAAGTAATGAAGATGAATCCTACATGTCAACCAGAGGCTTGCAACTCAAATGATTCAAGAACTCATGGTGCTAACAAGTGAGATACAATTCTTGTCCACATAAAACACAAAGTCATTTCAAAAGtgtaatttatgtttatttctggGCACACAAATTTATGTTTCTGTGGGGGCCCATacatggaggtgagaggacaacctTCAGAGATAATTACCTCATCCTATCTTGAAGGTACTGGGAACACTAACATGGGTGTGGTCTTGGTGACAATTCAGTGTGTTCCCAAACATGCTAGCTTTATCCTAAAAGCTTTTAAGCAaaaccttccttccctttccccaacCTTACCCTCACTTCATAAGTAAAATAGGCTACAACTTGAAAGGTCcacaaataatttaataattacaaCAGCATGAAAGACCACAGTCCATGTGGCAtgtgagactcaaggcaatctctgTGTGAGCTCCTACAACATACAAACAAGTGACTACTTTTCTACATACTGGTATAGAACAAGGGCTTCAattctaaaagaaacaaaaaagatgaCAATGAAGGATCATCCCCAAacccagaaggacatccacacaGACTGACAGCTCCACTTTTGACATGGGTGTATGAAGGATTCCAAAGCCTTTACTACACTCCCCAAATTTATAGGGCTTCAATTCAGTATGAAGCTGTTGATAACTTTTAGGGTCTGAAGAACTGTTAAGATTTTAtgaacatttaacatttttactATTTCTCTCCAGTTTGAACTACCTTGTGCTAAGAAATATAAGAAAGCTTATTAAGGTGATTGCAATATTTTTCACACTTGTGACATTTCAATCTACTATGAACATGAGGTTTCTCCCATATTTTCAGTAAGTCCAAAAGACTTTAGTACATTCTTCACACCTGTGTGGTTTGTCTCATAGATGAAGTCTTTAATGTTGCTTGAGACCAGAAGACTGGTAATAATAGTGTTGGCCACATTCTTCACATGTGTAGTATTTATCTTTAATAGAATTATTCTCTGTTCAGACCATGCAATGGAACTTCAAAAGTATTTGCCACATTTTTTACATTTGTATGGTTTTTCTGCAGAATAAATTCTTTGGTTCATCCCTAAATTTGTAGAGCACTTTGACATActcttttcatttgtaaatagtCTCTCCATTGTGAGGTAATTTGTGTAGACATAGGTAGGACTTTGTAAAGGAGGCTTTTCCACATTCCTCAGGTTTGTATGGCTTCTCTCCAGAATGAGTTATGAAATGGAATGAATCTGGAAAGTTCTAGGGGATACATTGACTGATACATCACAAGTTTTGGGTTTCCACCTgtatggattctcttcttttcagaATGTAATTATGGACAATGGAATGGCAGGCGACATACTTCGtatttgtagggtttctctcatgtatgaatttttttatgtttgtaaaGACTTGAAGAATGTTGGAACGCTTTGCCACATACTTTACACTTGTActgtttctctcctgtatgcTTTATCCTGTGTGCACGAAGTGATGATTCAGCATGGAAGAATTGTCCACAAATTTTACACTTGTAGGGTTTTTGGTCTGTATGACTTATCTTATGTTTTGAAAGTAAACATGGAAAGCGGAAGGCCTTGCCACATACATCACaattgtagggtttctctcctgtatgaattttcATGTGTTGACAAAGAGATGGTGGAGAGTGGAAGGCCTTCCCACATATTTCACACTTGTAtggcttctctcctgtatgaattctcatGTGAACATAAAGTCTTGATGCATAACTGAAAGCCTTGTCACATACTTCACActtgtagactttttcttttgtgtgaatTTTCTTATGTTCAAAAAGTCTTGATGAACAATGGAAGGTCTTGCTACAGATGTCACACTTGTAGGGTCTTTCTCCTGTGTGAATTCCTTTGTGGTCAGAAAGTAAATATGGATAGCGGAAGGACTTGCCACACTCTTCACATTTGTAGGGCTTCTCTCCTAAATGAATTATCTGATGATCTTGAAATGCTTCTTTCCCTTCAAAGATATTACCACGTTCTTTGAATGTGTAGCAGTTTCCCCCTGGTTAGTAACAGttgagaaatgaatgaaaatagatcaaaaatgtgtatattcatactgaaagcttttaaaaaacaaacatttacttGTACTTGGATTTGTCTGTATTAATCTGAAGCTACATTCAATTTTCTGTACCTGTATTCAGTGCAGTACaatttaaaacacagaataagtGAAAATCATGTAGACTTCCTTGAAGAAAGAAGACAATGGCAACATACAACACGGAACAAATAgaatattaaacaaaatgaaacatctATGAAAGAATCATATCCACTAAGAAAACCCATAAGGGCATTATGCAAATGCAAATCAGCTCCTTAAAGAGATACTGAAATGTCATGAgtacttaaaaacaaaccaagtaTAAATTAGTCTAATTTCGAAAAAACACTTgaataaacaatatttatatagtatatgtgtatataatattatatctaTAGCCTAAGTATAGAGTTTTGTTTCAGAAGTTTTGAATGGCAACTGAAGACACTCTTTAATAACTAAATAAAgattcaagaaaaaatatttatgcacATCTTTAGGCATAATGCTTTTGTGCATTTTATGAAGATTATCCATGCATTATTCAAATGCTTGATTCCAATACCCCCATATGTTTGTGTCATCTAGAAATGGCATTGAACTGTTCATTCTTAGAATCTCCcatctcaagtttgtgtaaatatTGTTCCTCATTTGCCCTCTaacttgtcaataaaagctgatcagccaatggccgcagacagaagaaagaatctgCTGCACTTCTGCTACCCCAGGGAAGAACAGAAAGGGGGTGTTCACTATAAGAAGGGGTTCTAGACAGACATCATGTGAAGTCCCCTGAAGCTCAGAGAGCCAGAACAACACTAAAATGCAAGGATCATGGGGACTATTTCTGGGAGCTAGCCAGATTACCTTAGAGGATTAGCTGATTATTAGTGTCCCAGTAACTGTGTGGTAAAGTTTATCAAAGAAGTCTTATAGTCCCTGTCTCATTCATTTGGGACCTGGCCAAGATGACTCatcacttttaaatataaatgtacatatatctcataaaaaaaatacatactcaAGTTAAAGATTACATAGAAATGACCGAGCTTTGGCAGTCATCGGAAACACAAGTTAATCTCATGgttgaaagaaagcaaagtaaTGGGACTCAAAGCATTATAAATGTAAGATTAGGTCCACCTTTGacagaaaaagatagaaaattaGATTTTGAAAAGCGAACGAACATGTGAtcttctgaaaggctccacccagcagctgactcacacacatacagacacccaCGGCCAAATATAGTGGATGGAGCATGGGGACTcctaaggaggaagaggagaaaatgttGCAGGACTCAAATGGGATATGAAgtccacagaaagaccaatagagtcaactaacctagatcctTGGGGCTGTGAATTTGAACAACCAATCAAAgcacatacatgggctggatctaGGTCTCCCTTCTCATATGTAGTAGAGGTGCAGTTTGATCATTATGTGAGTCCTGAACAATTGGAAAACAGGCTATCCCAACAGCTGTTGTCTGTATGTGAAAGATACTCtatctactagctgggctgccgtGGCTGTactcagtgggaaagaaagcaCCTAGGATTACAGAGTATTGAAGTGGCAGGGTCAGGGGGTGGGGGACACAGAGCATGGAGCCCACCAGCTGAGAGCTGAAGAAGATGGCAGACAAATGAAGAattgtgggaaggggtgaccAGGTCGGGGGTAGTGAGCCAGATGTGAGGTGAATAagtacaaaaaaaattatatatatatatatttaatttttaaaaagatgacttATACCATAATACTGTGTATCAATGGATTTATGTTAGATCTTAGCGTTTCTCGCTCTCTTCTCTGACACCCTGCTTCTGACACACCTGTGTACATAGTGATGTCTGCTTGACTCTTCATATCTGAAAGCTCTTGTATTTGCTCCAGGAACGTGACTAGGTATGGCCTAGAGGAAGCAAGACCTGTTTatggaaaaatggaaaaacattGTTACTGTGGTCATGTGGGAAATAAAATGTCCCTCAAGGTCTGTTTGCTTCAGGA is a genomic window containing:
- the LOC117723906 gene encoding uncharacterized protein LOC117723906; the encoded protein is MEDMLSFWDVVIYFSAEEWELLGPTQWNLYRDVMLENYNNLVFLGLASSRPYLVTFLEQIQELSDMKSQADITMYTGGNCYTFKERGNIFEGKEAFQDHQIIHLGEKPYKCEECGKSFRYPYLLSDHKGIHTGERPYKCDICSKTFHCSSRLFEHKKIHTKEKVYKCEVCDKAFSYASRLYVHMRIHTGEKPYKCEICGKAFHSPPSLCQHMKIHTGEKPYNCDVCGKAFRFPCLLSKHKISHTDQKPYKCKICGQFFHAESSLRAHRIKHTGEKQYKCKVCGKAFQHSSSLYKHKKIHT